Proteins from one Rosa chinensis cultivar Old Blush chromosome 7, RchiOBHm-V2, whole genome shotgun sequence genomic window:
- the LOC112179152 gene encoding pentatricopeptide repeat-containing protein At1g09900 produces MDLIVPTKQNPSGFCSFHKLHGGFEGRISNKLSPTPSSSRVFVGCKGRVLVVSDSIRCRAQDGYQKHRRKRIVAVSKVETLSSNGRLQNVEKTQHGNLNGMDSSNGFEEFESNNQLRRLVRNGELEEGFRFLESMVYRGDIPDIIACTSLIRGFCKLGKTRKATRIMNILEESGAVPDVITYNVLISGHCRAGEIDNALRVLDRMSVSPDVVTYNTILRTLCDSGKLKQAMEVLDWQLQRECYPDVITYTILIEATCKESGVEQAMKLLDEMKSKGCKPDVVTYNVLINGICKEGRLDEAIKFLNDMPTSDCQPNVITHNIILRSMCSTGRWMDAERLLAEMVGKGCSPSVVTFNILINFLCRKGLLGRAIDILEKMPKHGCTPNSLSYNPLLHGFCKEKKMDRAIEYLDIMVSRGCYPDIVTYNTLLTALCKDGKVDVAVEILNQLSSKGCSPVLITYNTVIDGLSKVGKTERAIELLDEMRQKGLKPDIITYSSLVGGLSREGKVDEAIKFVRDLEGLGIRPNAITFNCIMLGLCKARQTSRAIDFLAHMVSKGCKPTEATYTILIEGIAYEGLAKEALELLNELCYRGVVKRSSAEQVAVKM; encoded by the coding sequence ATGGATTTGATAGTGCCCACAAAGCAAAACCCATCAGGGTTTTGCTCATTTCACAAACTTCATGGTGGTTTTGAAGGTAGGATTAGTAATAAGTTGAGTCCCACACCAAGTTCTTCAAGGGTCTTTGTGGGCTGCAAAGGGCGGGTTCTTGTTGTATCTGATAGCATTCGGTGTAGGGCACAGGATGGTTACCAGAAACATAGGCGAAAGCGAATAGTGGCTGTGTCCAAGGTAGAAACGCTTAGTTCCAACGGTAGGTTGCAAAATGTTGAAAAGACCCAACATGGGAATTTGAATGGCATGGATTCTTCAAATGGTTTTGAGGAATTTGAGAGTAACAATCAGCTCCGCAGACTGGTGAGAAATGGGGAATTGGAGGAGGGGTTTAGATTTCTTGAGAGCATGGTTTACCGTGGTGATATTCCGGATATCATTGCTTGTACGAGTTTAATCCGTGGGTTTTGTAAGCTTGGAAAGACAAGGAAGGCGACACGGATTATGAACATCCTAGAAGAGTCCGGTGCTGTCCCTGACGTCATAACTTACAATGTTTTGATTAGCGGCCATTGCAGGGCGGGGGAGATTGATAATGCCTTGAGGGTGTTGGACAGGATGAGTGTTTCTCCAGATGTTGTTACATATAATACAATTCTGCGTACGTTATGTGATAGTgggaaattgaagcaagcaaTGGAAGTTCTTGATTGGCAATTGCAAAGGGAGTGTTATCCCGATGTGATTACATATACTATACTGATTGAAGCAACTTGCAAGGAAAGTGGGGTTGAGCAGGCGATGAAGCTTTTGGATGAGATGAAGAGCAAAGGATGTAAACCTGATGTCGTTACGTATAATGTTCTTATCAATGGGATTTGCAAGGAAGGGAGGTTGGATGAAGCAATCAAATTCTTGAATGACATGCCAACCTCTGATTGCCAGCCAAATGTTATTACTCATAATATCATATTGCGTAGCATGTGTAGCACTGGGAGGTGGATGGATGCTGAAAGACTATTAGCTGAAATGGTTGGCAAAGGCTGCTCTCCTAGTGTTGTTACTTTCAATATTTTGATTAACTTCTTGTGCCGAAAGGGTTTGTTGGGTCGAGCAATTGACATTTTGGAGAAGATGCCTAAACATGGTTGTACTCCTAATTCCCTGAGTTATAATCCATTGCTTCATGGATTTTGCAAGGAGAAAAAGATGGACAGGGCAATTGAGTATTTGGATATAATGGTTTCTAGGGGCTGTTACCCTGACATTGTAACCTACAATACTTTGCTCACAGCTTTATGCAAAGATGGAAAGGTTGATGTTGCAGTTGAGATACTTAATCAATTAAGTAGCAAGGGTTGCTCTCCTGTTCTAATTACTTACAATACCGTGATTGATGGGCTCTCAAAGGTTGGGAAAACAGAACGTGCCATAGAATTATTGGATGAGATGCGTCAAAAGGGTCTAAAACCTGATATAATAACTTACTCTTCACTTGTAGGAGGGCTTAGTAGAGAAGGAAAGGTTGATGAAGCAATTAAGTTTGTCCGCGATTTGGAAGGGTTGGGTATCAGGCCAAATGCTATCACTTTCAACTGCATCATGCTCGGGCTTTGCAAGGCAAGGCAAACTTCTCGTGCAATTGATTTCCTGGCTCATATGGTATCGAAGGGATGTAAACCTACTGAAGCAACATACACCATTCTCATTGAAGGCATAGCTTATGAAGGCCTAGCAAAAGAGGCTTTGGAGTTGCTCAATGAACTGTGCTATAGAGGGGTGGTGAAGAGAAGTTCAGCTGAACAGGTGGCAGTCAAGATGTAG